Proteins from a genomic interval of Rattus norvegicus strain BN/NHsdMcwi chromosome 2, GRCr8, whole genome shotgun sequence:
- the Lrrc71 gene encoding leucine-rich repeat-containing protein 71 — protein sequence MSSEPSATGTSPRTPRPGTQKSSGAVTKKGDRAAKDKAASVLPPVGEEESKNPEEYQCTGVLETDFAELCARSGYTDFPKVVTRPRPQQSFVPSASMSEKPVQDDQRLSASCSQNSLESKYVFFRPTIQVELEQEDSKTVKEIYIRGWKIEERILGIFSKCLPPLSQLQAINLWKVGLTEKTLTAFIALLPLCSPTLRKVSLEGNPIPEQSFNKLMGLDSTIVHLSLRNNNINDHGAQLLGQALSTLHSSNRTLVSLNLAFNHIGDEGAGYIADGLRLNRSLLWLSLAHNHIQDKGALKLAEVLRPFELTHREVVERRRLLLVKGTQERSRSPSSSRHGDSKTDREKSQNLGISNVTLVDKAEKMQSMKAPRTIGKKKEKSGEVVKKEEKLGPGQSPTQGTPKKEDAPKAGKGKVTIPEQKISKGKATKTGAKEKRSILLESEQLVVEATEMVNPLLEPVEHRDGKVFLPGNKVLLHLNLLRNQITEVGLEGFLTAVQYQVQVSKSKTSPKAPLGLLWLSLAKNCFDPQCPTHIMIQELMLPRDPVKAKVREEEATAT from the exons ATGTCAAGTGAGCCAAGCGCTACAGGAACCTCACCCAGGACACCGCGTCCTGGGACCCAAAAGTCATCTGGTGCAGTAACCAAGAAGGGGGATCGGGCTGCTAAAGATAAGGCAGCAAGTGTCCTGCCCCCGGTGGGTGAGGAAGAGTCAAAAAATCCCG AGGAgtaccagtgcactggggtcctGGAGACGGACTTCGCTGAGCTCTGCGCACGGTCAGGATACACGGACTTTCCCAAAGTTGTCACCCGGCCACGGCCCCAACAGAGCTTTGTCCCTTCCGCCTCCATGTCAGAAAAGCCCGTCCAAG ATGACCAGAGGCTGTCGGCATCCTGCAGCCAGAACAGCCTAGAGAGCAAGTATGTGTTTTTTCGGCCCACCATCCAAGTGGAGCTGGAGCAGGAGGACAGCAAGACAGTGAAAGAGATCTACATTCGAG GTTGGAAAATTGAAGAACGGATTCTGGGTATTTTCTCCAAATGTCTGCCCCCCCTCAGCCAGCTGCAGGCCATCAA CTTGTGGAAGGTGGGACTGACTGAAAAGACCCTGACCGCTTTCATCGCCCTTTTGCCTCTTTGTTCACCCACACTCAG GAAGGTATCTCTGGAGGGGAACCCCATACCAGAGCAGTCCTTTAACAAGCTAATGGGACTGGACAGCAC gaTCGTTCACTTGTCTCTGAGGAACAACAACATCAACGACCATGGGGCACAGCTCCTGGGCCAGGCACTGTCCACACTGCACAGCAGCAACCGGACCCTTGTTTCACTGAACCTGGCATTCAACCACATCGGGGATGAAGGAGCCGGCTACATTGCGGAT GGCCTGAGGCTGAACCGCTCTCTCCTCTGGCTGTCCCTAGCGCACAACCACATTCAAGACAAGGGAGCGCTGAAGCTGGCCGAG GTCCTGCGCCCCTTTGAGCTGACCCACAGGGAGGTGGTGGAGCGGCGCCGCCTGCTGCTGGTGAAAGGAACGCAGGAGCGGTCTCGATCG CCTTCCTCCTCCCGACACGGGGACTCCAAAACAGACCGAGAGAAGTCTCAGAATCTGGGGATCAGCAACGTTACTTTGGTGGACAAGGCAGAAAAGATGCAGTCAATGAAAGCCCCTCGGACCATAGGCAAGAAAAAGGAGAAGTCAGGG GAAGTtgtaaagaaggaagagaagttgGGACCCGGGCAGTCACCCACACAAGGAACCCCTAAGAAAGAAGATGCCCCAAAGGCAGGCAAGGGGA AGGTGACCATCCCTGAGCAGAAGATAAGCAAGGGCAAAGCGACGAAGACGGGGGCCAAAGAGAAGCGCAGCATCCTCCTGGAGTCAGAA CAGCTGGTTGTTGAAGCTACAGAGATGGTTAACCCTCTCCTGGAGCCCGTGGAACACCGAGATGGGAAGGTCTTCTTGCCTGGGAACAAGGTCCTCTTGCACCTCAACCTCCTCC GAAACCAAATCACAGAGGTGGGGCTGGAAGGCTTCCTCACCGCTGTGCAATACCAGGTTCAGGTCTCCAAGTCCAAGACTTCACCCAAGGCCCCCCTGGGTCTGCTGTGGCTGTCCTTGGCA aaaaACTGCTTTGACCCACAGTGTCCAACACACATCATGATTCAAGAACTGATGTTGCCAAGGGACCCTGTGAAGGCCAAGGTCAGGGAGGAGGAGGCCACAGCTACCTAG
- the Lrrc71 gene encoding leucine-rich repeat-containing protein 71 isoform X2, with protein MSSEPSATGTSPRTPRPGTQKSSGAVTKKGDRAAKDKAASVLPPVGEEESKNPEEYQCTGVLETDFAELCARSGYTDFPKVVTRPRPQQSFVPSASMSEKPVQDDQRLSASCSQNSLESKYVFFRPTIQVELEQEDSKTVKEIYIRGWKIEERILGIFSKCLPPLSQLQAINLWKVGLTEKTLTAFIALLPLCSPTLRIVHLSLRNNNINDHGAQLLGQALSTLHSSNRTLVSLNLAFNHIGDEGAGYIADGLRLNRSLLWLSLAHNHIQDKGALKLAEVLRPFELTHREVVERRRLLLVKGTQERSRSPSSSRHGDSKTDREKSQNLGISNVTLVDKAEKMQSMKAPRTIGKKKEKSGEVVKKEEKLGPGQSPTQGTPKKEDAPKAGKGKVTIPEQKISKGKATKTGAKEKRSILLESEQLVVEATEMVNPLLEPVEHRDGKVFLPGNKVLLHLNLLRNQITEVGLEGFLTAVQYQVQVSKSKTSPKAPLGLLWLSLAKNCFDPQCPTHIMIQELMLPRDPVKAKVREEEATAT; from the exons ATGTCAAGTGAGCCAAGCGCTACAGGAACCTCACCCAGGACACCGCGTCCTGGGACCCAAAAGTCATCTGGTGCAGTAACCAAGAAGGGGGATCGGGCTGCTAAAGATAAGGCAGCAAGTGTCCTGCCCCCGGTGGGTGAGGAAGAGTCAAAAAATCCCG AGGAgtaccagtgcactggggtcctGGAGACGGACTTCGCTGAGCTCTGCGCACGGTCAGGATACACGGACTTTCCCAAAGTTGTCACCCGGCCACGGCCCCAACAGAGCTTTGTCCCTTCCGCCTCCATGTCAGAAAAGCCCGTCCAAG ATGACCAGAGGCTGTCGGCATCCTGCAGCCAGAACAGCCTAGAGAGCAAGTATGTGTTTTTTCGGCCCACCATCCAAGTGGAGCTGGAGCAGGAGGACAGCAAGACAGTGAAAGAGATCTACATTCGAG GTTGGAAAATTGAAGAACGGATTCTGGGTATTTTCTCCAAATGTCTGCCCCCCCTCAGCCAGCTGCAGGCCATCAA CTTGTGGAAGGTGGGACTGACTGAAAAGACCCTGACCGCTTTCATCGCCCTTTTGCCTCTTTGTTCACCCACACTCAG gaTCGTTCACTTGTCTCTGAGGAACAACAACATCAACGACCATGGGGCACAGCTCCTGGGCCAGGCACTGTCCACACTGCACAGCAGCAACCGGACCCTTGTTTCACTGAACCTGGCATTCAACCACATCGGGGATGAAGGAGCCGGCTACATTGCGGAT GGCCTGAGGCTGAACCGCTCTCTCCTCTGGCTGTCCCTAGCGCACAACCACATTCAAGACAAGGGAGCGCTGAAGCTGGCCGAG GTCCTGCGCCCCTTTGAGCTGACCCACAGGGAGGTGGTGGAGCGGCGCCGCCTGCTGCTGGTGAAAGGAACGCAGGAGCGGTCTCGATCG CCTTCCTCCTCCCGACACGGGGACTCCAAAACAGACCGAGAGAAGTCTCAGAATCTGGGGATCAGCAACGTTACTTTGGTGGACAAGGCAGAAAAGATGCAGTCAATGAAAGCCCCTCGGACCATAGGCAAGAAAAAGGAGAAGTCAGGG GAAGTtgtaaagaaggaagagaagttgGGACCCGGGCAGTCACCCACACAAGGAACCCCTAAGAAAGAAGATGCCCCAAAGGCAGGCAAGGGGA AGGTGACCATCCCTGAGCAGAAGATAAGCAAGGGCAAAGCGACGAAGACGGGGGCCAAAGAGAAGCGCAGCATCCTCCTGGAGTCAGAA CAGCTGGTTGTTGAAGCTACAGAGATGGTTAACCCTCTCCTGGAGCCCGTGGAACACCGAGATGGGAAGGTCTTCTTGCCTGGGAACAAGGTCCTCTTGCACCTCAACCTCCTCC GAAACCAAATCACAGAGGTGGGGCTGGAAGGCTTCCTCACCGCTGTGCAATACCAGGTTCAGGTCTCCAAGTCCAAGACTTCACCCAAGGCCCCCCTGGGTCTGCTGTGGCTGTCCTTGGCA aaaaACTGCTTTGACCCACAGTGTCCAACACACATCATGATTCAAGAACTGATGTTGCCAAGGGACCCTGTGAAGGCCAAGGTCAGGGAGGAGGAGGCCACAGCTACCTAG
- the Lrrc71 gene encoding leucine-rich repeat-containing protein 71 isoform X1 encodes MSSEPSATGTSPRTPRPGTQKSSGAVTKKGDRAAKDKAASVLPPVGEEESKNPEEYQCTGVLETDFAELCARSGYTDFPKVVTRPRPQQSFVPSASMSEKPVQDDQRLSASCSQNSLESKYVFFRPTIQVELEQEDSKTVKEIYIRGWKIEERILGIFSKCLPPLSQLQAINLWKVGLTEKTLTAFIALLPLCSPTLRKVSLEGNPIPEQSFNKLMGLDSTIVHLSLRNNNINDHGAQLLGQALSTLHSSNRTLVSLNLAFNHIGDEGAGYIADGLRLNRSLLWLSLAHNHIQDKGALKLAEVLRPFELTHREVVERRRLLLVKGTQERSRSPSSSRHGDSKTDREKSQNLGISNVTLVDKAEKMQSMKAPRTIGKKKEKSGEVVKKEEKLGPGQSPTQGTPKKEDAPKAGKGKVTIPEQKISKGKATKTGAKEKRSILLESELVVEATEMVNPLLEPVEHRDGKVFLPGNKVLLHLNLLRNQITEVGLEGFLTAVQYQVQVSKSKTSPKAPLGLLWLSLAKNCFDPQCPTHIMIQELMLPRDPVKAKVREEEATAT; translated from the exons ATGTCAAGTGAGCCAAGCGCTACAGGAACCTCACCCAGGACACCGCGTCCTGGGACCCAAAAGTCATCTGGTGCAGTAACCAAGAAGGGGGATCGGGCTGCTAAAGATAAGGCAGCAAGTGTCCTGCCCCCGGTGGGTGAGGAAGAGTCAAAAAATCCCG AGGAgtaccagtgcactggggtcctGGAGACGGACTTCGCTGAGCTCTGCGCACGGTCAGGATACACGGACTTTCCCAAAGTTGTCACCCGGCCACGGCCCCAACAGAGCTTTGTCCCTTCCGCCTCCATGTCAGAAAAGCCCGTCCAAG ATGACCAGAGGCTGTCGGCATCCTGCAGCCAGAACAGCCTAGAGAGCAAGTATGTGTTTTTTCGGCCCACCATCCAAGTGGAGCTGGAGCAGGAGGACAGCAAGACAGTGAAAGAGATCTACATTCGAG GTTGGAAAATTGAAGAACGGATTCTGGGTATTTTCTCCAAATGTCTGCCCCCCCTCAGCCAGCTGCAGGCCATCAA CTTGTGGAAGGTGGGACTGACTGAAAAGACCCTGACCGCTTTCATCGCCCTTTTGCCTCTTTGTTCACCCACACTCAG GAAGGTATCTCTGGAGGGGAACCCCATACCAGAGCAGTCCTTTAACAAGCTAATGGGACTGGACAGCAC gaTCGTTCACTTGTCTCTGAGGAACAACAACATCAACGACCATGGGGCACAGCTCCTGGGCCAGGCACTGTCCACACTGCACAGCAGCAACCGGACCCTTGTTTCACTGAACCTGGCATTCAACCACATCGGGGATGAAGGAGCCGGCTACATTGCGGAT GGCCTGAGGCTGAACCGCTCTCTCCTCTGGCTGTCCCTAGCGCACAACCACATTCAAGACAAGGGAGCGCTGAAGCTGGCCGAG GTCCTGCGCCCCTTTGAGCTGACCCACAGGGAGGTGGTGGAGCGGCGCCGCCTGCTGCTGGTGAAAGGAACGCAGGAGCGGTCTCGATCG CCTTCCTCCTCCCGACACGGGGACTCCAAAACAGACCGAGAGAAGTCTCAGAATCTGGGGATCAGCAACGTTACTTTGGTGGACAAGGCAGAAAAGATGCAGTCAATGAAAGCCCCTCGGACCATAGGCAAGAAAAAGGAGAAGTCAGGG GAAGTtgtaaagaaggaagagaagttgGGACCCGGGCAGTCACCCACACAAGGAACCCCTAAGAAAGAAGATGCCCCAAAGGCAGGCAAGGGGA AGGTGACCATCCCTGAGCAGAAGATAAGCAAGGGCAAAGCGACGAAGACGGGGGCCAAAGAGAAGCGCAGCATCCTCCTGGAGTCAGAA CTGGTTGTTGAAGCTACAGAGATGGTTAACCCTCTCCTGGAGCCCGTGGAACACCGAGATGGGAAGGTCTTCTTGCCTGGGAACAAGGTCCTCTTGCACCTCAACCTCCTCC GAAACCAAATCACAGAGGTGGGGCTGGAAGGCTTCCTCACCGCTGTGCAATACCAGGTTCAGGTCTCCAAGTCCAAGACTTCACCCAAGGCCCCCCTGGGTCTGCTGTGGCTGTCCTTGGCA aaaaACTGCTTTGACCCACAGTGTCCAACACACATCATGATTCAAGAACTGATGTTGCCAAGGGACCCTGTGAAGGCCAAGGTCAGGGAGGAGGAGGCCACAGCTACCTAG
- the Lrrc71 gene encoding leucine-rich repeat-containing protein 71 isoform X4 — protein sequence MGLDSTIVHLSLRNNNINDHGAQLLGQALSTLHSSNRTLVSLNLAFNHIGDEGAGYIADGLRLNRSLLWLSLAHNHIQDKGALKLAEVLRPFELTHREVVERRRLLLVKGTQERSRSPSSSRHGDSKTDREKSQNLGISNVTLVDKAEKMQSMKAPRTIGKKKEKSGEVVKKEEKLGPGQSPTQGTPKKEDAPKAGKGKVTIPEQKISKGKATKTGAKEKRSILLESEQLVVEATEMVNPLLEPVEHRDGKVFLPGNKVLLHLNLLRNQITEVGLEGFLTAVQYQVQVSKSKTSPKAPLGLLWLSLAKNCFDPQCPTHIMIQELMLPRDPVKAKVREEEATAT from the exons ATGGGACTGGACAGCAC gaTCGTTCACTTGTCTCTGAGGAACAACAACATCAACGACCATGGGGCACAGCTCCTGGGCCAGGCACTGTCCACACTGCACAGCAGCAACCGGACCCTTGTTTCACTGAACCTGGCATTCAACCACATCGGGGATGAAGGAGCCGGCTACATTGCGGAT GGCCTGAGGCTGAACCGCTCTCTCCTCTGGCTGTCCCTAGCGCACAACCACATTCAAGACAAGGGAGCGCTGAAGCTGGCCGAG GTCCTGCGCCCCTTTGAGCTGACCCACAGGGAGGTGGTGGAGCGGCGCCGCCTGCTGCTGGTGAAAGGAACGCAGGAGCGGTCTCGATCG CCTTCCTCCTCCCGACACGGGGACTCCAAAACAGACCGAGAGAAGTCTCAGAATCTGGGGATCAGCAACGTTACTTTGGTGGACAAGGCAGAAAAGATGCAGTCAATGAAAGCCCCTCGGACCATAGGCAAGAAAAAGGAGAAGTCAGGG GAAGTtgtaaagaaggaagagaagttgGGACCCGGGCAGTCACCCACACAAGGAACCCCTAAGAAAGAAGATGCCCCAAAGGCAGGCAAGGGGA AGGTGACCATCCCTGAGCAGAAGATAAGCAAGGGCAAAGCGACGAAGACGGGGGCCAAAGAGAAGCGCAGCATCCTCCTGGAGTCAGAA CAGCTGGTTGTTGAAGCTACAGAGATGGTTAACCCTCTCCTGGAGCCCGTGGAACACCGAGATGGGAAGGTCTTCTTGCCTGGGAACAAGGTCCTCTTGCACCTCAACCTCCTCC GAAACCAAATCACAGAGGTGGGGCTGGAAGGCTTCCTCACCGCTGTGCAATACCAGGTTCAGGTCTCCAAGTCCAAGACTTCACCCAAGGCCCCCCTGGGTCTGCTGTGGCTGTCCTTGGCA aaaaACTGCTTTGACCCACAGTGTCCAACACACATCATGATTCAAGAACTGATGTTGCCAAGGGACCCTGTGAAGGCCAAGGTCAGGGAGGAGGAGGCCACAGCTACCTAG
- the Lrrc71 gene encoding leucine-rich repeat-containing protein 71 isoform X3, which yields MSSEPSATGTSPRTPRPGTQKSSGAVTKKGDRAAKDKAASVLPPVGEEESKNPEEYQCTGVLETDFAELCARSGYTDFPKVVTRPRPQQSFVPSASMSEKPVQDDQRLSASCSQNSLESKYVFFRPTIQVELEQEDSKTVKEIYIRGWKIEERILGIFSKCLPPLSQLQAINLWKVGLTEKTLTAFIALLPLCSPTLRKVSLEGNPIPEQSFNKLMGLDSTIVHLSLRNNNINDHGAQLLGQALSTLHSSNRTLVSLNLAFNHIGDEGAGYIADGLRLNRSLLWLSLAHNHIQDKGALKLAEVLRPFELTHREVVERRRLLLVKGTQERSRSPSSSRHGDSKTDREKSQNLGISNVTLVDKAEKMQSMKAPRTIGSCKEGREVGTRAVTHTRNP from the exons ATGTCAAGTGAGCCAAGCGCTACAGGAACCTCACCCAGGACACCGCGTCCTGGGACCCAAAAGTCATCTGGTGCAGTAACCAAGAAGGGGGATCGGGCTGCTAAAGATAAGGCAGCAAGTGTCCTGCCCCCGGTGGGTGAGGAAGAGTCAAAAAATCCCG AGGAgtaccagtgcactggggtcctGGAGACGGACTTCGCTGAGCTCTGCGCACGGTCAGGATACACGGACTTTCCCAAAGTTGTCACCCGGCCACGGCCCCAACAGAGCTTTGTCCCTTCCGCCTCCATGTCAGAAAAGCCCGTCCAAG ATGACCAGAGGCTGTCGGCATCCTGCAGCCAGAACAGCCTAGAGAGCAAGTATGTGTTTTTTCGGCCCACCATCCAAGTGGAGCTGGAGCAGGAGGACAGCAAGACAGTGAAAGAGATCTACATTCGAG GTTGGAAAATTGAAGAACGGATTCTGGGTATTTTCTCCAAATGTCTGCCCCCCCTCAGCCAGCTGCAGGCCATCAA CTTGTGGAAGGTGGGACTGACTGAAAAGACCCTGACCGCTTTCATCGCCCTTTTGCCTCTTTGTTCACCCACACTCAG GAAGGTATCTCTGGAGGGGAACCCCATACCAGAGCAGTCCTTTAACAAGCTAATGGGACTGGACAGCAC gaTCGTTCACTTGTCTCTGAGGAACAACAACATCAACGACCATGGGGCACAGCTCCTGGGCCAGGCACTGTCCACACTGCACAGCAGCAACCGGACCCTTGTTTCACTGAACCTGGCATTCAACCACATCGGGGATGAAGGAGCCGGCTACATTGCGGAT GGCCTGAGGCTGAACCGCTCTCTCCTCTGGCTGTCCCTAGCGCACAACCACATTCAAGACAAGGGAGCGCTGAAGCTGGCCGAG GTCCTGCGCCCCTTTGAGCTGACCCACAGGGAGGTGGTGGAGCGGCGCCGCCTGCTGCTGGTGAAAGGAACGCAGGAGCGGTCTCGATCG CCTTCCTCCTCCCGACACGGGGACTCCAAAACAGACCGAGAGAAGTCTCAGAATCTGGGGATCAGCAACGTTACTTTGGTGGACAAGGCAGAAAAGATGCAGTCAATGAAAGCCCCTCGGACCATAG GAAGTtgtaaagaaggaagagaagttgGGACCCGGGCAGTCACCCACACAAGGAACCCCTAA